A window of the Parabacteroides merdae ATCC 43184 genome harbors these coding sequences:
- a CDS encoding MobC family plasmid mobilization relaxosome protein, with product MKRIQDKPGGRPAKKRTEKQKKVVSTKLTELQYYAIRKRAGEAGVRISEYVRQAVISAEVIPRLNRQDADAIRKLVGEANNINQLAHRANAGGFALVAVELVKLKDRIVEIINHLSDDWKNKKRKRF from the coding sequence ATGAAAAGGATACAGGATAAGCCGGGCGGTCGTCCGGCAAAGAAACGGACGGAAAAGCAGAAAAAGGTAGTCAGTACGAAGCTGACCGAGTTGCAGTATTACGCCATCAGGAAGCGAGCCGGGGAAGCCGGGGTGCGCATCAGTGAATATGTCCGGCAAGCAGTTATTTCGGCAGAGGTCATACCCCGGCTGAACAGGCAGGATGCAGATGCTATCCGCAAGCTGGTAGGGGAAGCCAACAATATCAACCAGCTGGCGCATAGGGCAAATGCCGGAGGTTTCGCATTGGTGGCGGTGGAATTGGTGAAACTCAAAGATAGGATTGTTGAAATCATAAACCATTTGTCGGATGATTGGAAAAATAAAAAAAGGAAGCGGTTTTAA
- a CDS encoding L-threonylcarbamoyladenylate synthase, with product MLVKIYPENPNLREIDKVVNIMRDGGLVIYPTDTVYAIGCDALNVRAVEKICQLKGVNPQKSNLSIICYDLSNLSEYAKVSNAAFKLMKKNLPGAFTFILPTSSELPKIYKNRKEVGIRVPDNNIIRTLVRELGNPILTMSLHDKDEIIEYSTDPELIEEKYENLVDIVIDGGYGGTEASTVINCTTDDFEIIRQGKGELIY from the coding sequence ATGCTCGTAAAAATATACCCCGAAAACCCCAATCTCAGGGAGATAGACAAGGTGGTCAATATCATGCGCGACGGTGGCCTCGTGATTTACCCGACCGACACCGTTTATGCCATCGGTTGTGACGCGTTGAATGTGCGTGCAGTCGAAAAGATCTGCCAGCTGAAAGGCGTCAACCCGCAGAAAAGTAACCTGTCCATTATCTGTTATGATCTTTCCAATCTGAGCGAATACGCCAAAGTGAGCAACGCTGCTTTCAAGTTGATGAAGAAAAACCTACCGGGCGCCTTTACCTTCATCTTGCCGACCAGCAGTGAGCTACCAAAAATCTACAAGAACAGAAAAGAGGTAGGGATCCGCGTGCCGGACAATAATATCATCCGTACACTTGTACGGGAACTCGGAAATCCGATTTTGACCATGTCTTTGCATGACAAAGACGAGATCATCGAATACAGTACCGACCCCGAACTGATCGAGGAGAAGTATGAAAACCTAGTGGACATCGTCATCGACGGCGGTTACGGAGGTACGGAAGCCTCGACCGTCATCAACTGCACAACAGACGACTTTGAAATCATCCGCCAAGGAAAAGGAGAATTAATCTATTAA
- a CDS encoding enoyl-ACP reductase FabI, which translates to MSHNLLKGKRGIIFGALNDMSIAWKVAEKAVEEGATITLSNTPIAVRMGQVDALAEKLHAEVIPADATSVEDLETVFSKSVEILGGKIDFVLHSIGMSPNVRKKRTYDDLDYSMLEKTLDISAISFHKMLQVAKKQDAIAEYGSVIALSYVAAQRTFFGYNDMADAKSLLESIARSFGYIYGREKNVRINTISQSPTLTTAGSGVKGMDHLMDFAEKMSPLGNATADECADYCVMMFSDLTRKVTMQNLYHDGGFSSMGMSLRAMNQYSKGLEEYTDENGHIIYG; encoded by the coding sequence ATGAGTCATAATTTATTGAAAGGCAAGCGAGGCATTATATTCGGTGCGCTGAATGACATGTCCATCGCCTGGAAGGTGGCTGAAAAAGCCGTAGAAGAAGGAGCAACGATCACACTGAGCAATACACCGATCGCCGTTCGTATGGGACAGGTGGATGCTCTGGCTGAGAAGTTGCACGCCGAAGTTATTCCGGCGGATGCTACGAGCGTGGAAGATTTGGAAACGGTTTTCTCTAAATCAGTAGAAATATTAGGGGGTAAGATAGATTTCGTTTTACATTCCATCGGCATGAGCCCGAACGTGCGTAAGAAACGCACTTACGACGATTTGGACTACAGCATGTTGGAAAAGACACTGGATATCTCCGCAATCTCTTTTCACAAGATGTTGCAGGTTGCCAAAAAGCAGGATGCCATTGCCGAATACGGTTCAGTGATCGCCCTCTCATATGTGGCAGCACAACGTACATTCTTCGGATATAACGACATGGCAGATGCCAAGAGCCTACTGGAATCCATTGCCCGCAGTTTCGGCTACATCTATGGCCGTGAAAAGAACGTGCGTATCAATACCATTTCCCAGTCACCGACATTGACTACAGCCGGTAGTGGCGTGAAAGGCATGGATCATTTGATGGATTTCGCCGAAAAGATGAGCCCGCTGGGCAATGCCACAGCCGACGAATGTGCAGACTATTGCGTTATGATGTTCTCCGACCTCACCCGCAAAGTCACAATGCAGAACCTCTACCACGACGGTGGCTTCTCAAGCATGGGTATGAGCCTTCGTGCCATGAACCAGTACAGCAAAGGTCTGGAAGAATATACCGACGAAAACGGACACATCATTTACGGTTAA
- a CDS encoding mannose-1-phosphate guanylyltransferase codes for MKDNYCVIMGGGIGSRFWPFSRESYPKQFLDFFGTGRSLLQMTFDRFSKIIPIENIYIVTNEQYASLVKEQLPELGKSQILLEPARRNTAPCIAYAAYHIKACNPNANIVVAPSDHLILKEDIFLKDVQKSLDFVKDNNALVTLGIKPSRPETGYGYIQSSDIMLDEFTKVKTFTEKPDLELAKVFMESGEFFWNSGLFVWNVNTILEAFSKFLPDISLRFDLGKEKFNTAEERDFIAENFPYCLNISIDYGIMEKADNVYMLCVDFGWADLGTWGSLFDLAKKDEQNNALLKSEAIMYESNGNIVALDNPKRLTVIQGINDCIVAESGNVLLICKKEDEQRIKQFVADAQMKYGKEFN; via the coding sequence ATGAAAGATAATTATTGCGTTATCATGGGCGGTGGGATCGGAAGCCGTTTCTGGCCTTTCAGCAGAGAAAGTTACCCTAAACAGTTTCTTGACTTTTTCGGTACAGGCCGGTCGCTACTACAGATGACATTCGATCGTTTCTCCAAGATTATTCCGATCGAAAATATCTATATTGTAACAAATGAGCAATACGCTTCACTTGTAAAAGAGCAACTGCCAGAGTTGGGAAAATCGCAGATATTATTGGAACCGGCACGTCGTAATACAGCTCCTTGCATCGCTTATGCGGCATATCATATCAAAGCTTGCAACCCGAATGCAAATATTGTTGTCGCACCTTCCGATCATCTGATTCTGAAAGAGGACATTTTCCTGAAAGATGTGCAGAAAAGCCTCGACTTCGTAAAAGACAACAATGCACTAGTTACGTTAGGCATTAAACCGAGCCGTCCTGAAACAGGCTACGGATATATCCAAAGCAGCGATATCATGCTGGACGAATTCACGAAAGTGAAAACTTTTACTGAAAAGCCGGATTTGGAACTGGCAAAAGTATTCATGGAGAGCGGCGAGTTTTTCTGGAATTCCGGTCTTTTCGTCTGGAACGTCAACACCATTTTAGAAGCATTCTCCAAATTTCTCCCCGATATCTCCCTCCGTTTCGATTTGGGCAAAGAAAAATTCAACACAGCGGAAGAACGAGATTTCATCGCCGAGAACTTCCCTTACTGCCTGAATATCTCCATCGACTACGGGATCATGGAAAAAGCGGACAACGTATATATGCTCTGTGTTGACTTCGGCTGGGCCGACCTCGGGACATGGGGATCGCTGTTTGACCTGGCGAAGAAAGACGAACAAAACAATGCGCTCCTAAAAAGTGAAGCGATAATGTACGAAAGCAACGGCAATATCGTTGCCCTCGACAATCCGAAACGCCTCACCGTCATACAGGGCATCAATGATTGCATCGTGGCCGAGTCCGGCAATGTTCTCCTGATCTGCAAGAAAGAGGACGAACAACGCATCAAACAATTCGTTGCCGATGCACAGATGAAATATGGGAAAGAGTTTAATTAA
- a CDS encoding bifunctional UDP-N-acetylmuramoyl-tripeptide:D-alanyl-D-alanine ligase/alanine racemase — protein MEYSIKEIAGIIGADAQKLYDAPVSILLTDSRRLSFPEQSLFFALQTKTNDGHNYIQGLYKLRVRNFVVSTFLPEFESMPEANFLVVKDTLKALQKLAAHHRKRFNIPVIGITGSNGKTIVKEFLYQLLHNEFNIVRSPRSYNSQLGVPLSVWQMSDKNTLGIFEAGISQPDEMERLQPIIAPTIGVITNIGEAHQENFISSTQKCLEKLTLFNDCEAIIYDGDDAFIANCIESACLSHKAITWSRTDSEAPLYIESIKKLDSETIIRCTLLGFDRTYTIPFTDDASIENAIHCMAVMLYLKPTSVNDIEKFKRLEPVAMRLDVKQGINNCLLINDTYNSDINSLDIALDFQQSRRVEKNLKCTLILSDILQSGTLPKSLYKKVADLVRRKKIDRIIGIGRDLKEYGGAFDIEKEFYLTTDEFIKSPSFKKFKDELILIKGSRQFHFERISELLEKKVHETILEVNLDAVVHNFNYYRSKLKPETKMVCMVKAFGYGAGSYELAKTLQEHRCDYLAVAVADEGEELRKEGISIPLIVMNPEFSSFNVLFENQLEPEVYSFRLLDAMIKETERRGITSYPIHIKIDTGMHRLGFQPEDVPEVCRRLKEQSGVVARSVFSHLVGSDSYIFDDFTKKQLDTFTRVAAELEAGLEYKVIKHILNSAGIERFTDYQMDMVRLGIGLYGVSASGQKGLRNISTLKTTILQIQNVPAGDSIGYSRMSYVKRDSRIAIIPIGYADGLDRHFSNGGGEVVINGHRCPIIGNICMDACMIDVTDTDAHEGDSVIIFGEELPVSELSDKLKTIPYEILTSISPRVKRVYYRE, from the coding sequence ATGGAATATTCAATTAAAGAAATCGCCGGGATAATTGGAGCTGACGCCCAAAAATTATATGACGCACCTGTCAGTATATTGCTTACCGACAGCCGCCGTCTTTCATTCCCCGAACAAAGTCTATTCTTTGCCCTCCAGACAAAGACCAACGACGGACATAATTATATACAAGGATTATATAAATTACGTGTACGCAACTTCGTAGTCAGCACTTTTTTACCGGAGTTCGAATCGATGCCTGAAGCAAACTTCCTTGTCGTCAAGGATACACTGAAAGCACTCCAGAAGTTAGCGGCCCATCACCGGAAACGTTTCAATATTCCGGTAATCGGCATTACGGGAAGCAACGGGAAAACGATTGTAAAAGAGTTTCTTTATCAATTATTGCACAACGAGTTCAACATCGTCCGCTCCCCCCGGAGCTACAACTCGCAATTGGGGGTTCCGCTGTCGGTATGGCAGATGAGCGACAAGAATACATTAGGCATCTTCGAAGCAGGCATTTCCCAGCCGGACGAAATGGAACGCCTTCAACCGATCATCGCACCAACCATCGGCGTAATCACAAACATAGGGGAAGCGCATCAGGAGAACTTTATCTCTTCCACGCAGAAATGTCTAGAAAAGCTGACGTTGTTCAACGACTGCGAAGCAATCATCTATGACGGCGACGATGCTTTTATCGCCAACTGCATCGAGTCGGCCTGCCTGTCCCACAAAGCAATCACTTGGAGTCGGACAGACTCGGAAGCCCCTTTGTATATCGAGTCGATCAAGAAACTGGATTCCGAAACCATTATCCGCTGCACGCTTTTAGGTTTCGACCGGACATACACGATTCCTTTTACGGACGACGCTTCTATCGAAAACGCCATCCACTGTATGGCCGTGATGTTGTATCTGAAACCGACAAGCGTAAACGATATCGAAAAATTCAAGCGCCTCGAACCGGTTGCCATGCGCTTGGACGTAAAGCAGGGTATCAACAACTGCCTATTGATAAACGACACCTACAATTCGGATATCAATTCTTTGGATATCGCCCTCGACTTCCAACAGAGCCGCCGCGTAGAGAAGAATTTAAAATGCACACTAATCCTTTCAGACATCCTGCAATCGGGAACGTTACCGAAGTCTCTTTATAAGAAAGTTGCGGACTTGGTGCGCAGAAAGAAGATCGATCGCATTATCGGTATCGGCCGTGACTTGAAAGAGTACGGAGGTGCTTTCGATATCGAAAAAGAATTTTACCTGACAACGGATGAATTCATCAAGTCTCCGTCTTTCAAAAAGTTCAAAGACGAATTGATCCTGATAAAAGGCTCCCGCCAATTTCATTTCGAACGTATATCCGAGCTGCTGGAAAAGAAAGTGCATGAGACGATCTTGGAAGTGAACCTGGATGCCGTTGTCCATAACTTCAACTATTACCGCTCAAAGCTGAAGCCAGAAACTAAAATGGTCTGCATGGTCAAGGCTTTCGGATACGGAGCCGGTTCCTATGAACTGGCAAAGACACTGCAAGAACATCGTTGCGACTACCTGGCTGTTGCCGTTGCCGACGAAGGAGAAGAACTGCGCAAGGAAGGCATCTCGATCCCGCTTATCGTCATGAATCCGGAATTCAGCAGCTTCAATGTCTTGTTTGAAAACCAGCTGGAGCCGGAAGTGTACAGTTTCCGTCTGCTCGACGCAATGATAAAAGAGACGGAACGCAGGGGCATCACCTCTTATCCGATCCATATCAAGATCGACACGGGAATGCACCGTTTAGGCTTCCAGCCGGAAGATGTACCGGAGGTTTGCCGTCGCCTGAAAGAACAGAGCGGCGTAGTAGCTCGCTCCGTATTCTCACATCTCGTAGGCAGCGACTCCTATATCTTCGACGATTTCACAAAAAAGCAACTGGATACGTTCACCCGCGTGGCAGCAGAACTGGAAGCCGGGTTGGAATACAAGGTGATCAAGCATATCCTGAACTCGGCCGGAATAGAACGGTTCACCGATTATCAGATGGATATGGTACGTCTCGGCATCGGCCTGTATGGAGTCAGTGCCTCCGGTCAGAAAGGGTTGCGTAACATCAGCACGCTGAAGACGACTATCTTGCAGATACAAAACGTTCCGGCAGGCGATTCCATCGGCTACAGCCGGATGAGCTATGTAAAGCGCGATTCCCGCATCGCGATTATCCCGATCGGTTATGCCGACGGCTTGGACCGTCATTTCAGCAATGGTGGTGGCGAGGTCGTGATTAATGGCCACCGTTGCCCGATCATTGGCAATATCTGTATGGATGCCTGCATGATCGATGTCACCGATACCGACGCACACGAAGGAGACTCCGTCATCATTTTCGGCGAAGAACTCCCTGTCAGCGAACTTTCGGACAAACTAAAGACCATCCCATACGAGATACTTACCTCTATCTCGCCGAGGGTAAAAAGAGTGTACTACAGGGAATAA
- a CDS encoding toprim domain-containing protein, with amino-acid sequence MNIEDVKQIPIADYLHSLGYSPVKRQGNGLWYKSPLREEHEASFKVNTDRNLWYDFGAGKGGNIIALAKELYFSDSLPYLLKRIEEQTPNVRPVSFSFPQCRTEPSFQHLEVRDLTHPALLRYLQGRGINIELAKRECKELHFTNNGKPFFAIGFPNMAGGYEVRNSFFKGCIAPKDITHIRQQGEPREKCLVFEGFMDYLSFLTLRMKNCPTMPDLDRQDYVILNSTVNVPKAIDVLYPYERIHCMLDNDEAGYKATRAIELEYSYRVRDFSHNYRGYSDLNDYLCGRKQEQKNAASQVQETKQKTGQCAVQKQKRGRGI; translated from the coding sequence ATGAACATCGAAGATGTGAAACAAATACCCATCGCAGATTATCTGCATAGTTTAGGTTATTCGCCCGTCAAGCGGCAGGGTAACGGTTTATGGTATAAATCACCATTGAGAGAGGAACACGAAGCGTCCTTTAAGGTGAATACAGACCGCAACCTTTGGTATGACTTTGGCGCAGGAAAAGGCGGCAACATCATTGCCCTGGCAAAGGAACTTTACTTTTCCGACAGTCTGCCCTACCTTTTAAAGAGGATAGAAGAGCAGACCCCGAATGTTCGCCCAGTCAGTTTTTCTTTTCCCCAGTGTAGGACAGAACCAAGTTTCCAACATTTGGAAGTCCGGGACTTAACTCATCCGGCATTGCTCCGTTATTTGCAGGGACGGGGTATCAATATTGAGCTGGCAAAAAGAGAATGTAAGGAACTTCATTTTACCAATAACGGGAAGCCATTCTTTGCTATCGGGTTCCCGAACATGGCAGGAGGTTACGAGGTTCGCAATTCCTTTTTCAAAGGCTGTATTGCCCCGAAAGACATCACCCATATACGGCAGCAGGGAGAGCCGAGAGAGAAGTGTCTGGTATTCGAGGGATTCATGGACTACCTCTCTTTCCTTACGCTCCGCATGAAGAACTGTCCGACCATGCCTGACCTTGACAGGCAGGACTATGTTATTCTTAACTCGACTGTCAATGTGCCGAAAGCCATTGATGTGCTATACCCGTATGAACGCATCCACTGTATGCTCGACAATGACGAGGCGGGGTATAAGGCGACACGGGCTATCGAATTAGAATACTCCTACCGTGTGCGTGACTTCTCGCACAATTACAGGGGATATTCGGACTTGAACGATTACTTGTGCGGCAGGAAGCAGGAACAGAAAAACGCAGCCAGCCAAGTACAGGAAACGAAGCAGAAAACCGGACAATGTGCCGTCCAAAAACAAAAGAGAGGTAGGGGCATTTAA
- a CDS encoding helix-turn-helix domain-containing protein, translated as MEKDLELRVSELEKMLFLSKNVLSFDEASRFLNLSKSYLYKLTSGNLIPHYKPQGKMLYFEKAELEAWLRQNPVKTQAQIEQEAQKYILNRPLKK; from the coding sequence ATGGAAAAAGACTTGGAGTTAAGAGTTTCCGAACTCGAAAAGATGTTGTTCCTTTCAAAGAACGTGCTTAGCTTCGATGAAGCGAGCAGGTTCTTGAACCTTTCTAAAAGTTACCTGTACAAGCTGACTTCGGGTAACTTGATACCCCATTACAAGCCGCAGGGCAAAATGCTTTATTTTGAAAAGGCTGAGCTGGAAGCATGGTTGCGTCAGAACCCGGTGAAGACGCAGGCGCAGATAGAGCAGGAAGCGCAGAAGTATATCCTTAACCGTCCTCTAAAGAAATAA
- a CDS encoding GSCFA domain-containing protein has product MEFYTHITIPKTPFTFSYTVQTVLLGSCFAENIGKKLEGNKFKTDLNPFGTLYNPSSIAEAIRMLLQPEQFTGDDLFQHEGIYHSFSHHSRFSSPSETECLANINRRLFSSADTILKAQRMILTFGTAWVYKLKSSGKVVSNCHRLPEKMFDRQLLTVGEIVAEWKSLLLSLWKQNPELKILFTVSPIRHWKDGAHGNQLSKATLLLAIDALQKEFPEHTAYFPAYEIMMDELREYRFYADDMLHPSTTAIEYIWERFTGSMLSPDSLSILKEWKDIQKAINHKPFQPESEAYKRFISQTLLKMERLNEKFPYFDMTNEVEMIKKKF; this is encoded by the coding sequence ATGGAATTTTACACCCACATCACAATCCCCAAAACCCCATTTACATTTTCCTATACGGTGCAAACGGTTCTGCTTGGTTCCTGCTTTGCCGAGAACATAGGAAAAAAATTGGAGGGAAACAAGTTCAAGACCGATTTGAACCCATTCGGTACGCTTTATAATCCTTCGTCCATAGCCGAAGCGATTCGCATGTTACTTCAGCCGGAACAGTTCACAGGAGATGATCTTTTTCAGCATGAAGGGATTTATCATAGCTTCAGCCATCACAGCCGTTTTTCCTCACCTTCGGAAACGGAATGCTTAGCCAACATCAATAGGCGACTGTTCAGTTCCGCTGACACGATACTGAAAGCCCAACGGATGATCCTTACTTTCGGCACGGCATGGGTCTACAAGCTGAAAAGTTCGGGAAAGGTCGTATCCAATTGCCATAGGCTGCCAGAAAAGATGTTCGACCGACAGTTACTTACCGTAGGAGAAATCGTAGCGGAATGGAAAAGTCTGCTTCTATCGCTTTGGAAACAGAATCCAGAGCTGAAGATACTTTTCACCGTCAGTCCGATCCGCCATTGGAAAGACGGAGCACACGGTAACCAGCTCAGCAAAGCTACCCTCCTGCTTGCCATCGACGCTCTGCAAAAGGAATTCCCGGAACACACCGCCTATTTCCCAGCTTACGAAATCATGATGGACGAATTGAGGGAGTACCGTTTCTATGCCGACGATATGCTGCATCCATCCACCACGGCGATCGAATATATCTGGGAACGGTTCACAGGCAGCATGCTTTCACCTGATTCGCTGTCAATTCTTAAAGAATGGAAGGATATCCAAAAGGCCATTAACCACAAGCCGTTTCAACCGGAAAGCGAAGCCTATAAACGATTCATCTCGCAAACTTTGTTAAAGATGGAACGACTTAACGAGAAATTCCCTTACTTTGATATGACAAATGAAGTCGAAATGATTAAAAAGAAGTTCTAA
- a CDS encoding AAA family ATPase, translating to MAMENKTKEEIGQGTAMTKEDFAALWKTIRLKVTDTYEVPPEILWVNGSTIGTLGNFSASTGKAKSKKTFNISAIVAAALKNDEVLKYSAYLPPNKRKILYVDTEQSKYHCHKVMERILRLAGLPTDKDVDDFVFIVLREQTPDKRKQIIGYMLENMPDVGLLIIDGIRDLMYDINSPSESTDLINLLMRWSSGYNLHIHTVLHLNKGDDNTRGHIGTELNNKAETVLQITKSTQDGNISEVKAMHIRDREFDPFAFRINDNALPEVMDGYVFQQPKQDRNFPLTELTEQQHREALENGFGKQVVQGYSNVIAALKQGYASIGYERGRNVLVSLNKFLVNKRMIVKEGKGYRYNPDFHY from the coding sequence ATGGCTATGGAAAACAAGACGAAAGAGGAAATCGGACAAGGTACAGCCATGACGAAAGAAGATTTTGCAGCCCTTTGGAAAACCATTCGTCTAAAGGTGACGGACACTTATGAAGTACCGCCCGAAATTCTTTGGGTGAACGGTTCTACTATCGGCACGTTGGGCAATTTCAGTGCATCCACAGGCAAAGCCAAGAGCAAAAAGACATTCAACATTTCCGCCATTGTTGCGGCAGCATTGAAGAATGACGAGGTTTTGAAGTATTCGGCATATCTGCCACCGAACAAGCGCAAAATTCTCTATGTTGATACCGAGCAGAGCAAGTACCATTGCCATAAGGTCATGGAACGTATTTTGCGCCTTGCCGGACTGCCGACCGATAAAGATGTGGACGATTTTGTTTTCATTGTGTTAAGGGAGCAGACCCCCGACAAACGTAAGCAGATAATTGGCTATATGTTAGAGAATATGCCCGATGTGGGGTTGCTCATCATTGACGGAATCCGTGATTTGATGTACGACATCAACAGTCCGAGCGAATCGACCGACCTAATCAACCTTTTGATGCGCTGGTCAAGTGGGTATAATCTGCATATCCATACCGTACTGCATTTGAACAAGGGGGATGATAACACAAGAGGACATATCGGTACAGAGCTGAACAACAAAGCTGAAACCGTCCTGCAAATCACGAAAAGCACGCAGGACGGCAATATAAGCGAAGTAAAGGCGATGCATATACGTGACCGGGAGTTTGACCCGTTCGCATTTCGCATCAATGACAACGCTTTGCCCGAAGTCATGGACGGTTATGTATTCCAGCAACCCAAACAAGACAGGAACTTTCCGCTTACAGAGCTGACGGAACAGCAGCACCGGGAAGCATTGGAGAACGGTTTTGGCAAGCAGGTTGTACAAGGCTATTCCAATGTGATAGCGGCATTGAAACAAGGTTACGCAAGTATAGGTTATGAGCGTGGACGCAATGTCCTTGTGTCGCTTAACAAGTTCCTTGTGAACAAGCGCATGATTGTGAAAGAGGGTAAGGGCTATCGCTACAATCCCGATTTTCATTATTAA
- a CDS encoding relaxase/mobilization nuclease domain-containing protein, translating into MIGKIKKGSGFKGCVNYVLGKEQAVLLHADGVLTESRSDIIRSFCMQTGMNPDLKKPVGHIALSYSAVDAPKLTDEKVVQLAQEYMREMKITDTQYIIVRHQDREHPHVHIVFNRIDNNGKTISDRNDMYRNEQVCKKLKAKHGLYFAKGKEQVKQHRLKEPDKSKYEIYTAVKNEIGKSRNWQQLQHRLAEKGITIQFKRKGQTDEIQGISFSKGEYTFKGSEIDRSFSFSKLDRYFGDTGLNVAESQRQTAFAPIREQIPTRSNAESPFISGSLGLFFASPSPVDEEPNLNLRKKKKKKKRLKL; encoded by the coding sequence ATGATTGGAAAAATAAAAAAAGGAAGCGGTTTTAAGGGCTGTGTGAACTATGTGCTTGGTAAGGAGCAGGCGGTTTTGCTTCATGCGGATGGGGTTCTGACCGAGAGCCGGAGCGATATAATCCGCAGTTTCTGTATGCAGACCGGGATGAATCCCGACTTGAAAAAGCCGGTTGGACATATTGCACTAAGCTATTCGGCAGTGGACGCACCCAAATTGACAGACGAGAAGGTGGTACAGCTTGCACAGGAGTATATGCGTGAAATGAAAATCACCGATACGCAGTACATCATCGTGCGCCATCAAGACCGGGAGCATCCACACGTGCATATCGTGTTCAACCGTATAGACAACAACGGCAAGACTATTTCGGACAGGAACGATATGTACCGTAACGAACAGGTATGCAAGAAGCTGAAAGCCAAACATGGGCTTTATTTCGCCAAGGGGAAAGAGCAGGTGAAACAGCACCGATTGAAAGAGCCGGACAAGTCGAAATACGAGATTTACACGGCTGTGAAAAATGAAATCGGCAAATCCCGCAACTGGCAGCAGTTGCAGCACAGGTTAGCGGAAAAGGGTATCACTATCCAGTTCAAACGAAAGGGACAGACCGATGAAATACAGGGCATATCCTTTTCCAAAGGAGAATACACGTTCAAAGGCTCGGAGATAGACCGCAGTTTCAGTTTTTCCAAACTGGATAGATATTTCGGAGATACAGGTTTGAATGTTGCCGAAAGTCAACGGCAAACAGCTTTCGCACCCATTCGGGAACAAATACCCACACGGAGTAACGCAGAAAGTCCGTTTATAAGCGGTTCGCTCGGTCTGTTTTTTGCATCACCGTCCCCGGTGGATGAAGAGCCGAACTTGAATTTGAGAAAGAAGAAGAAAAAGAAAAAACGACTTAAATTGTAA